One window from the genome of Kryptolebias marmoratus isolate JLee-2015 linkage group LG1, ASM164957v2, whole genome shotgun sequence encodes:
- the LOC108249374 gene encoding uncharacterized protein LOC108249374 → MNSLEFSFVFFILVPHSFGRCFDMSFSVCWVGKENALDRPNENVWLNGTSIRSIMTAGRLASLTVPPVVENRLALQHRGFIQRWTFSISPRTKVIKITGRQKPSERPTNSTQSFLKSLDPTEVFACEEGTAFLHQEENFFLAVGHTFRFPIKLESRSTSALLVSWVDTSPDEPHFRSVTLFHRELGSYSPLAADSTTLKHHRFTALQACSSYVVCVETAGSHSFSCLSTITDPEVPKHLEVRSWNSSSITLSWDCPENLKYSLFLLTVFHLDGTGRVTEEVESWLTDDSLTVTLSELPPCVRLRFGLQTVCQAGLESRFSRMVLSDGNSDYSSIDSLTLAAFGPSSYTLSWQVKNTSSISMFRVYHQGALQATTLLTQYSVGGLLPCQTYQAKVEALCGDNVLMSVRKVTAHTGPGGVSELRYRSNDSTVVWTPSVPNQPAVAFVYELSLRNGSTVETSRVSNMELPLPWLQPGRSYILKVWAECDGQRRSVPSQLSFKGANLSVEIHVRAAEPPQNPGPQLDFDNVALMMVVPWSLPEDVQDDSSESSSKMKQIFKNKLQELLKDFDQPVRVQLDSFEPADEPSRTRVLFRSFDGSNKDDLVLPIDDQLNHISVLNPPNIAVRNSIIHWEGPDVCVSQQPVCPPHSLCINTLGSHMCVCQRGYYDVSSVIDPASASRPLCKDKGLFNQCLDKVMTGGIAKSYLTSLFGGSVEVKLNDGRCSVNDSELLYYFNTPRRSSECGTESQVNDTHILLQNTLMVSLTKEHRITRRDLRVVWKCIYPRRYVRNTQVVANMEWLSSVTVVEFNSSLLLGLAMTLYTDESYTSRYSDVIELGFEDSLFFQVALQSNGSFASDVLLQVESCWATESPDPSDTVQAAFLQEGCPLDDTFHWLSVNGGAQRSWFSVQMFRMPKGLPLYFHCLTNICGHHEACTKNCSSQQRLKRSVRKGKPAAVVSAGPLTVSTRGKSVRPSYWTEHPSVIGIVATSVSFLGMIVLAVCAVKAVMKYYEQLRLQ, encoded by the exons AT GAACTCCTTGGAGTTTTCGTTCGTGTTTTTCATCCTGGTGCCTCATTCGTTTG GACGGTGCTTCGACATGTCCTTCTCAGTCTGCTGGGTGGGCAAGGAGAACGCCCTGGACAG GCCGAATGAAAACGTGTGGCTCAACGGCACGTCCATCCGGTCCATCATGACAGCGGGCCGGCTCGCCTCTCTGACGGTGCCTCCGGTCGTGGAGAACAGGCTGGCGCTGCAGCACAGAGGCTTCATTCAGAGGTGGACGTTCTCCATCAGCCCAC GGACCAAAGTCATTAAAATTACAGGCCGACAAAAACCTTCCGAGCGGCCAACCAACTCCACTCAG AGCTTCCTGAAGTCCTTGGATCCCACCGAGGTGTTTGCGTGTGAGGAAGGCACGGCGTTCCTCCACCAGGAGGAAAACTTCTTCCTCGCTGTTG GGCACACTTTCCGTTTTCCCATCAAACTGGAGTCCAGGAGTACCTCGGCCCTGCTGGTCTCATGGGTGGACACAAGTCCAGACGAGCCGCACTTCCGCAGCGTGACCCTGTTCCACAGAGAGCTGGGCTCCTACAGCCCGCTGGCTGCAGACAGCACCACCCTGAAGCACCACCGCTTCACGGCTCTGCAGGCCTGCAGCAGCTATGTGGTCTGCGTGGAGACGGCGGGCAGCCACTCCTTCAGCTGCCTCTCCACCATCACCG ATCCAGAGGTTCCCAAGCATTTGGAGGTGAGATCGtggaacagcagcagcatcacgTTGTCCTGGGACTGCCCCGAGAACCTGAAGTACTCCCTCTTCCTGCTCACCGTCTTCCACCTGGATGGAACGGGCCGGGTCACGGAGGAGGTGGAGTCGTGGCTCACGGATGACAGCCTCACCGTCACCCTGTCGGAGCTGCCGCCCTGCGTCCGGCTGAGGTTCGGCCTGCAGACCGTCTGCCAGGCGGGGCTGGAGTCCCGCTTCAGCCGGATGGTTCTGAGTGACGGCAACTCTG ACTACTCCAGCATCGACTCCCTGACGCTGGCAGCGTTCGGGCCCAGCAGCTACACTCTGAGCTGGCAGGTGAAGAACACCTCGTCCATCTCCATGTTCCGGGTTTaccaccagggggcgctgcaGGCCACCACGCTGCTCACCCAGTACTCTGTGGGCGGGCTGCTGCCATGTCAGACGTACCAAGCCAAGGTGGAGGCGCTGTGTGGGGACAACGTGCTCATGAGCGTGAGGAAGGTCACCGCACACACAG GACCTGGCGGTGTGTCCGAGCTCCGGTACCGCTCCAATGACTCCACCGTGGTGTGGACGCCCAGCGTCCCCAACCAGCCAGCTGTGGCCTTCGTCTACGAGCTGTCCCTGCGGAACGGGTCGACCGTCGAGACGAGCCGTGTGTCCAACATGGAGCTGCCCCTCCCATGGCTGCAGCCTGGCAGGTCCTACATCCTGAAGGTGTGGGCGGAGTGCGACGGCCAGCGGCGCTCCGTACCGTCCCAGCTCAGTTTCAAAGGAGCCAACTTATCCGTTGAGATCCACGTGAGAGCCGCTGAGCCTCCTCAGAACCCGG GGCCACAGTTGGACTTCGACAACGTAGCCCTGATGATGGTGGTGCCCTGGTCTCTGCCTGAAGATGTCCAAGATGACTCGTCAGAATCGAGCAGTaaaatgaagcagatttttaaaaataag CTGCAGGAGCTGTTGAAGGACTTCGACCAGCCCGTCCGCGTTCAGCTGGACTCCTTCGAACCTGCAGACGAGCCCAGTAGAACTCGGGTTCTGTTTCGGTCTTTTGATGGCAGTAACAAAGACGACCTTGTTCTGCCGATTGACGATCAGCTCAATCACATCAGCGTCCTGAACCCCCCCAACATCGCCGTGAGGAACAGCATCATACACTGGGAAG GTCCAGACGTGTGTGTTTCCCAGCAGCCTGTGTGTCCTCCTCATTCTCTGTGCATCAACACTCTGGGCTCACACATGTGTGTTTGCCAGCGGGGTTACTATGATGTAAGCTCTGTCATAGACCCCGCTTCAGCTTCCCGTCCACTCTGCAAAG ATAAAGGTCTTTTCAACCAGTGCCTGGACAAGGTGATGACTGGGGGAATAGCCAAGTCTTACCTGACTTCTCTGTTCGGGGGGAGCGTGGAGGTGAAGCTGAACGATGGCCGGTGTTCTGTGAACGACAGCGAGCTGTTGTACTACTTCAACACGCCGCGAAGGTCGTCCGAGTGTGGGACCGAGTCTCAG GTGAACGACACTCACATTCTGCTTCAGAACACCCTGATGGTCAGTCTGACCAAAGAGCACAGAATCACTCGACGGGACCTCAGGGTGGTTTGGAAGTGCATCTACCCGCGACGATATGTCCGCAATACTCAAGTAGTTGCTAATATGGAATG GCTTTCCTCAGTAACCGTGGTAGAGTTTAACTCCTCGCTGCTGCTGGGTCTAGCCATGACGCTGTACACGGATGAGTCCTACACTTCCAGATACTCCGATGTGATAGAGCTGGGATTTGAGGACAGCCTGTTCTTCCAGGTGGCTCTGCAGAGCAACGGCTCCTTCGCCTCAGACgtgctgctgcaggtggagTCCTGCTGGGCCACCGAGAGCCCCGACCCATCAGATACCGTCCAGGCAGCTTTTCTTCAGGAGGG CTGTCCTCTCGATGACACGTTCCACTGGCTCTCCGTTAATGGTGGAGCACAGAGAAGCTGgttttctgtccagatgttccgCATGCCCAAAGGGCTGCCCCTGTACTTCCACTGCTTGACCAACATCTGTGGGCACCATGAAGCGTGCACAAAG aactgcagcagcCAGCAGCGCCTCAAACGGTCGGTCAGAAAAGGGAAACCAGCAGCTGTGGTGTCAGCTGGCCCGCTGACGGTCAGCACGAGGGGGAAGTCGGTCCGTCCATCTTACT gGACAGAGCACCCAAGCGTGATTGGGATTGTCGCCACGTCTGTGAGCTTTCTGGGGATGATTGTGCTCGCCGTGTGTGCAGTTAAGGCCGTGATGAAGTATTATGAGCAGCTACGGCTGCAATAA
- the LOC108249375 gene encoding cAMP-regulated D2 protein, which translates to MESRRQCLLLLSAIAVLLSPGGGGGLDPVRLLSNLRRPAGITVRPTEKPGPEETPGPMVSTKSGPIRGVTVDEAHVFYGVPYAEPPIGAYRWKPPRPVSPWTGVYDASFPRAACVQACRGVNPKECPKKVSEDCLYLNVFVPVDVNLSCPQRRPLPVMVWIHGGDFIAGSASKPMYDERFISNFTNTVVVNLEYRLGAFGFLVTGQDPHSSAAGNYGILDQQAALLWVQRNIGVFGGDPNKVTIFGESAGAQSVALHLMIQSSEPLFKQAVLQSLPFSIPLRTRHDALQLGKDFAEQTNCSASDLTCLLSVPPQAVLAAQIKTSSKTVNPFRFLESFETWGPNVDGDLIKEQALSAFQKGHWQKEKTVLLGTTSEEGVLFVYGVFNEPVSVVECIVYVAAIFKQHALWILNKYLPLHKEADCRGMLTQIVTDYVFLCPSRRSARASTAAGSHVWMYVFDHVASDHRVWSGLRFCYEHVCHGAELPFLFGSSSVANYTLSSSETLLSNRMLCYWGAFAHAGDPSSGAQQTAFCREQLLPVWPRYSDAAWLVMNLTVRSHAQVGTRNDLCDFWDQLGIY; encoded by the exons ATGGAGAGCCGCCGCCAgtgcctgctgctgctgagcgcCATAGCTGTGCTGCTTTCCCCTGGAGGCGGCGGCGGACTGGACCCCGTCCGCCTCCTGAGCAACCTGAGGCGCCCAGCGGGCATCACGGTCAGACCCACGGAGAAGCCAGGCCCGGAGGAGACTCCCGGACCAATGGTGTCCACCAAAAGCGGCCCGATCAGGGGCGTCACTGTGGACGAGGCCCATGTATTTTACGGGGTACCGTACGCAGAGCCCCCTATCGGGGCGTACCGCTGGAAGCCCCCGAGACCTGTGAGCCCATGGACAGGGGTTTACGACGCCTCTTTCCCCCGGGCGGCTTGTGTGCAGGCCTGCCGGGGAGTGAACCCCAAAGAGTGTCCAAAAAAG GTCAGCGAGGACTGCCTTTACCTCAACGTTTTCGTCCCTGTCGACGTGAACCTCAGCTGTCCTCAGCGGCGCCCCCTGCCTGTCATGGTGTGGATCCACGGCGGCGATTTCATCGCTGGTTCTGCCTCCAAGCCGATGTATGATGAGCGCTTCATCAGCAACTTCACCAACACTGTTGTTGTGAACCTGGAGTACCGGCTGG GCGCCTTTGGATTCCTCGTGACGGGCCAGGATCCTCACTCCTCAGCTGCAGGGAATTATGGGATTTTGGACCAGCAGGCGGCTCTTCTTTGGGTTCAGCGAAACATCGGCGTGTTCGGAGGTGACCCCAACAAG GTAACAATATTTGGGGAGAGTGCAGGTGCGCAGTCAGTCGCTCTTCACCTGATGATCCAGAGCAGCGAGCCGCTCTTTAAACAAGCCGTCCTGCAGAGCCTGCCCTTTTCCATCCCACTGAGGACAAG ACACGATGCGCTGCAGTTGGGAAAAGACTTCGCCGAGCAGACCAACTGCTCCGCGAGCGACCTCACCTGCCTGCTGTCTGTCCCTCCCCAGGCCGTCCTGgctgcacagataaaaacaa GTTCTAAGACTGTGAACCCGTTCAGGTTCCTGGAGTCTTTTGAGACGTGGGGTCCGAACGTTGACGGGGACTTAATTAAAGAGCAGGCTCTCTCTGCCTTTCAGAAGGGCCACTGGCAGAAAGAGAAGACGGTGCTGCTGG GGACTACCTCAGAGGAAGGGGTGCTCTTTGTGTACGGGGTCTTTAACGAGCCGGTGTCTGTGGTGGAGTGCATCGTGTACGTcgcagccatctttaaacagcATGCTCTCTGGATCCTGAACAAATACCTGCCCCTGCACAAAGAGGCCGACTGCAGAGGCATGCTAACCCAG aTTGTGACAGATTACGTCTTCCTGTGCCCCTCCAGAAGGTCAGCGCGTGCCAGCACAGCGGCGGGCAGCCATGTTTGGATGTACGTGTTCGACCACGTGGCCTCAGACCATCGCGTCTGGTCAGGCCTCAGATTCTGCTACGAGCACGTCTGCCACGGGGCCGAGCTGCCCTTTCTCTTCGGCTCCTCGTCGGTGGCCAACTACACCCTGTCCTCGTCAGAGACGCTGCTGTCCAATCGGATGCTGTGCTACTGGGGGGCCTTCGCCCACGCCGGTGACCCTTCTTCCGGGGCTCAGCAGACAGCTTTCTGCCGGGAGCAGCTTCTTCCCGTTTGGCCGCGTTATTCTGACGCCGCGTGGCTCGTCATGAACCTGACGGTGCGGTCGCACGCACAGGTGGGGACCAGGAACGATCTGTGTGACTTCTGGGATCAGCTGGGCATCTACTGA